A window of Staphylococcus sp. 17KM0847 contains these coding sequences:
- the pknB gene encoding Stk1 family PASTA domain-containing Ser/Thr kinase, translating to MIGRLIDERYEVQQLLGGGGMSNVYVAWDTILKRKVAIKLIHIPPNEKQATIRRFEREVQNTTTLSHQNIVSVLDVGEEADCFYLVMEYIQGPTLSEYIKEHGKIEPKQAIHFIEQVLLGIQHAHEHGIIHRDIKPQNMMIDHGETVKIVDFGIAKALSETTMTQTNHVIGTVQYLSPEQARGDQIGARSDIYSIGIVLYEMLTGEAPFTGETPVSIAIKQIQEPVPNITAQQSDIPQALSNVILKATEKEQANRYKTVSEMIHDVATVLDPSRANEAVYRTDDTATKTVALDKAALKQQQAQQAIDETAHIPIVPTTHKQQSATSRQMKHQPHTASISPSSKGKSRKKKVMAGMIILLLFLGLFIFVAAALVGNKYSQVPDVLGQTEQQATDTLAAERLKVGKVTQSYSEKYEEGHVMALNPDKGQKVKQQSAVDLVISKGTHIEKMPNLIGRPKAEAEKILSDLGFSKVSYTTAYTQNDIAKGNIESQSIAAGTSVAVNKEQVEIVESLGKRKIEVDDYTGQDIDIAKASLESLGLKVIVEKKQKDDKVKENHIIRQTPKNKEVEEGSEVRFVVSAGSDDKKDASEEKESASSKNDSKETADDEATYDKTYTRSVFIPYSGKEGKPQKVEVYLKDKNNDGKKAQTFEITRNTQKSFNFDVASGESLSYRVVVDGKEVEQNEIDYDDI from the coding sequence ATGATTGGTCGTTTAATTGATGAGCGATATGAAGTTCAGCAGCTTCTTGGTGGCGGTGGAATGTCTAATGTTTATGTTGCATGGGATACCATTTTAAAGCGTAAAGTAGCGATTAAATTGATTCATATTCCCCCCAATGAAAAGCAAGCAACCATTCGACGTTTTGAACGGGAAGTTCAAAATACGACAACATTGTCGCATCAAAATATTGTGAGTGTCTTAGATGTGGGTGAAGAAGCAGATTGTTTTTATTTGGTCATGGAGTATATTCAAGGACCTACATTGTCAGAGTATATAAAGGAACACGGCAAAATCGAACCTAAACAGGCCATTCACTTTATTGAACAAGTATTATTAGGCATTCAGCATGCACATGAACATGGTATTATCCATAGAGACATCAAACCACAAAACATGATGATTGATCATGGTGAAACGGTTAAAATTGTGGACTTTGGTATTGCTAAAGCATTAAGCGAGACGACGATGACACAGACGAATCATGTTATAGGGACTGTGCAATATTTATCACCTGAACAGGCACGTGGAGATCAAATAGGAGCACGTTCAGATATTTATTCAATAGGTATTGTATTATACGAAATGTTAACGGGAGAAGCACCATTTACTGGGGAGACACCTGTGAGCATTGCCATTAAACAAATACAAGAACCAGTTCCTAATATTACAGCGCAGCAAAGTGATATTCCACAAGCTTTGAGCAATGTAATCTTAAAAGCGACAGAGAAAGAACAAGCTAATCGCTATAAAACGGTATCTGAGATGATTCATGATGTTGCAACGGTTTTAGACCCTAGTCGTGCCAACGAAGCAGTATATCGGACGGATGATACAGCGACAAAAACAGTTGCTTTAGATAAAGCGGCATTGAAGCAACAACAAGCACAGCAAGCCATAGATGAAACAGCACATATTCCAATTGTGCCAACAACCCATAAACAGCAGAGCGCAACAAGTCGGCAAATGAAACATCAACCGCATACTGCCTCAATCTCCCCATCTTCTAAAGGGAAGTCACGTAAGAAAAAAGTGATGGCAGGTATGATCATATTATTGCTATTTTTAGGGTTGTTTATATTTGTGGCAGCTGCACTAGTTGGGAATAAATATAGTCAAGTTCCTGATGTATTGGGGCAAACTGAACAACAAGCAACAGATACATTAGCAGCAGAACGTTTAAAGGTCGGTAAAGTCACTCAATCATATAGCGAAAAATATGAAGAAGGACATGTTATGGCACTCAATCCAGATAAAGGTCAGAAAGTAAAACAACAGAGTGCAGTTGACCTTGTTATTTCTAAAGGAACACATATAGAAAAAATGCCTAATCTTATTGGTAGACCAAAGGCAGAAGCAGAGAAAATATTGTCGGATTTAGGCTTTAGCAAAGTTTCTTATACAACAGCCTATACACAGAACGATATTGCAAAAGGGAATATTGAATCACAAAGTATTGCAGCTGGTACTTCTGTTGCGGTGAACAAAGAGCAAGTTGAAATTGTTGAATCATTAGGTAAGCGTAAAATAGAAGTTGACGACTACACCGGACAAGATATTGATATTGCTAAAGCAAGTCTTGAATCATTAGGCTTAAAGGTGATCGTTGAGAAAAAACAAAAAGATGATAAAGTTAAAGAAAATCATATTATTCGCCAAACACCTAAAAATAAAGAGGTAGAAGAAGGTTCTGAAGTACGTTTTGTTGTGTCAGCGGGTTCGGATGATAAAAAAGATGCATCAGAAGAAAAAGAAAGTGCGTCCTCAAAAAATGATTCTAAAGAGACAGCTGATGACGAAGCAACATATGACAAGACTTATACACGCTCAGTATTCATCCCGTATTCGGGTAAAGAGGGGAAACCACAAAAAGTTGAAGTATATCTAAAAGATAAAAACAACGATGGTAAAAAAGCACAAACTTTTGAGATCACGCGTAATACTCAAAAAAGTTTTAATTTTGATGTGGCTTCAGGCGAAAGTTTAAGTTATCGTGTCGTGGTAGATGGCAAAGAAGTTGAACAAAATGAGATTGATTATGATGACATTTAA